The Sporomusa termitida genome has a window encoding:
- the cphA gene encoding cyanophycin synthetase: protein MELIYSRFIGGPNVYSYRPVIKALLDIGAYEDIASNTIAGFVARLLALLPGLNQHSCSRGYAGGFAERLREGTYLAHIFEHVALELQTLAGQEYMSAFGKTRGAGQQGVYQIVIGCKSGPVGLAAVEGAYCLLTAVLRNREFNVPELVARLKRVGDEARLGPSTEAIYAAARRRGIPILRPDYDNNFLIMGYGSRQERVWATVTGRTSSVAVDLVGDKYLTNKLLRQNAIPVPSGYVVAGSAEALTAFAAIDGPVVIKPAGGNHGKGVTLNIRSEDEVEPAVQFAAQYDGRVLVEEYIAGRQYRLCLVNGRLVAGAERIPAHVVGDGSHTIAELADIVNLDPARGSGHSRALTRLELDAAASTTLARQHLTPASVPQAGQYVFIRDNANLSAGATAADVTEVIHPDTVRLVERAVRLVDLDVAGVDLVMPDITRPLTLNNGAIIEINAAPGLRMHLYPSAGVARDVGAAIVDYLFPAGSDGRIPIIAVTGTNGKTTVTRLISHVFRLAGHKTGMTTSDGIYVDQECIAGGDTTGPVSAAMVLADPTVEVAVLEVARGGIIRGGLGYDAANVGVITNITEDHIGQDGIEDLDDLAHIKSLVLETVRPDGAVLLNADDLRIVTLRSRVKAEIVYFSAKPDNIIVRRHLGEGGKACFIKNGVIYLARGQNEQPVINITDIPLTLQGYAGHNVQNAVIATAACWCQGLQPGEICQGLVSFCENPGRLMLMDIGDFRVCVDYAHNPAGCQALVSTLRRLKPKRLIGVIAAPGDRRDDIIVRFGREAGQGFDRLYIKEDADRRGRQPGETAALLIQGALEAGLAGDRITTVLDECEAVTAALAQAEQGDLVAVFYEQYGVVLETITSFYKTDAAGHDGVKAEYQELVVAGVRVEG from the coding sequence ATGGAATTAATATATTCACGCTTTATTGGCGGGCCCAATGTATATAGCTACCGGCCTGTAATCAAAGCCTTGCTTGATATTGGCGCCTATGAGGATATTGCCAGTAATACTATTGCCGGCTTTGTGGCGCGGTTGCTGGCTTTATTGCCTGGACTGAATCAGCACTCCTGCTCGCGTGGGTATGCCGGCGGTTTTGCCGAACGCTTACGGGAAGGAACCTATTTGGCCCATATTTTTGAACATGTTGCCCTGGAACTGCAAACGCTGGCCGGTCAGGAATATATGTCAGCCTTTGGCAAGACCCGGGGTGCCGGCCAGCAGGGTGTTTACCAGATTGTTATTGGCTGTAAATCAGGCCCGGTCGGGCTGGCCGCTGTCGAAGGCGCTTACTGCCTGCTTACAGCTGTGCTCAGGAACCGGGAATTTAATGTGCCCGAGCTGGTAGCGCGGTTGAAACGGGTTGGTGATGAAGCTAGACTGGGACCAAGTACCGAGGCAATTTATGCCGCCGCCAGGCGGCGCGGTATTCCTATATTACGCCCTGATTATGATAATAATTTTCTCATTATGGGTTATGGCAGCAGGCAAGAGCGGGTCTGGGCCACTGTTACCGGCCGGACAAGTTCGGTAGCTGTTGATTTAGTTGGCGATAAATATCTCACGAATAAACTGTTGCGCCAGAATGCCATCCCTGTGCCCAGCGGGTATGTTGTTGCCGGCAGCGCTGAAGCACTGACGGCATTTGCGGCTATTGACGGGCCTGTTGTTATTAAACCGGCCGGAGGGAACCATGGGAAAGGGGTAACCCTTAATATCAGGAGTGAAGACGAGGTTGAGCCGGCTGTTCAGTTTGCCGCTCAGTATGATGGGCGGGTTCTGGTAGAGGAGTATATAGCAGGCCGTCAATACCGGCTGTGCCTGGTTAATGGCAGACTGGTTGCCGGAGCTGAACGGATACCTGCGCATGTAGTTGGCGACGGCAGCCATACAATTGCTGAGTTGGCAGATATAGTGAACCTGGACCCGGCACGGGGCTCAGGCCACAGCCGGGCTTTAACCCGGCTGGAGCTGGACGCCGCTGCCAGCACTACCTTGGCCAGGCAGCACCTGACGCCTGCGTCTGTACCCCAAGCGGGGCAATATGTATTTATCCGGGATAATGCAAACCTAAGCGCCGGCGCCACCGCGGCCGATGTAACCGAGGTTATCCATCCTGATACGGTACGGCTGGTGGAACGGGCAGTGCGGCTGGTCGACCTGGATGTGGCCGGTGTTGATCTGGTAATGCCTGACATTACAAGGCCGCTAACTCTTAACAATGGCGCCATCATTGAGATTAATGCCGCCCCCGGTCTCCGGATGCATCTGTATCCGAGTGCCGGCGTAGCCCGGGATGTTGGTGCCGCTATTGTCGATTATTTGTTTCCCGCAGGCAGTGATGGCCGGATTCCCATTATAGCGGTTACCGGTACGAACGGTAAAACAACAGTGACCAGGCTGATTTCCCATGTTTTCCGTCTCGCCGGCCATAAAACAGGAATGACTACCTCTGACGGCATTTATGTGGACCAGGAATGTATTGCCGGGGGTGATACCACCGGGCCGGTAAGTGCGGCCATGGTATTGGCCGATCCCACAGTTGAGGTTGCCGTGCTTGAAGTGGCACGGGGGGGGATCATTCGCGGCGGCCTGGGCTATGATGCTGCCAATGTTGGGGTTATTACCAATATTACGGAAGACCATATTGGTCAGGATGGTATTGAAGATCTCGATGATTTAGCGCATATTAAATCACTGGTTCTCGAAACCGTGCGTCCTGATGGTGCGGTACTTCTTAATGCTGATGATCTCCGGATCGTGACCCTTAGATCACGGGTAAAAGCGGAAATTGTTTATTTTAGCGCAAAACCTGATAATATCATTGTCAGACGCCACTTAGGTGAAGGCGGCAAGGCCTGTTTTATTAAAAACGGGGTGATTTACCTGGCTAGGGGGCAGAATGAACAGCCGGTTATTAACATCACCGACATTCCGCTGACCTTGCAGGGGTATGCCGGGCATAATGTTCAGAATGCGGTAATTGCCACCGCTGCTTGCTGGTGCCAGGGCCTGCAGCCGGGAGAAATTTGCCAAGGACTTGTCAGTTTTTGCGAAAACCCGGGCCGGCTTATGCTGATGGATATTGGCGACTTTCGGGTTTGCGTTGACTATGCTCACAATCCGGCCGGCTGTCAGGCCCTGGTGAGTACGCTGCGGCGCCTCAAGCCTAAGCGGCTGATTGGTGTTATTGCGGCACCGGGTGACCGGCGTGATGATATCATTGTGCGTTTCGGCCGTGAAGCAGGACAGGGTTTTGACAGACTGTATATCAAGGAAGATGCAGACCGGCGCGGCCGGCAGCCGGGTGAGACGGCGGCGTTGCTTATCCAGGGCGCGCTGGAAGCCGGTTTGGCTGGAGACCGGATTACAACCGTCCTTGATGAGTGTGAAGCGGTGACGGCGGCCCTGGCGCAGGCTGAACAGGGTGATTTGGTTGCTGTCTTTTACGAGCAGTACGGGGTAGTTCTGGAAACCATAACAAGTTTTTATAAAACTGATGCTGCCGGCCACGACGGGGTTAAAGCCGAGTATCAGGAACTGGTCGTTGCCGGCGTGCGGGTTGAAGGGTAA
- a CDS encoding chemotaxis protein CheW, with amino-acid sequence METSSLIVDQELQLVVFRLAREEYGLPITKVQEINRLVPITKLPQTPAFMEGIINLRGRIIPVIDLRKRFQLEISSYNDESRIIIVEVDGQTVGIIVDSVTEVVRLAAVSVEPPPPTFILDAKYIQGVGKLDDRLLILLEIDRILTSQETITLKQLSA; translated from the coding sequence ATGGAGACAAGTAGCCTAATTGTTGATCAGGAACTGCAACTGGTGGTTTTTCGTCTGGCTAGAGAAGAATACGGCTTGCCTATTACCAAGGTTCAGGAGATAAATCGCCTGGTTCCCATAACTAAACTGCCGCAGACGCCGGCCTTTATGGAAGGTATTATAAACTTACGCGGACGGATTATCCCCGTAATTGACTTAAGAAAACGTTTTCAGCTAGAGATTTCCAGCTATAATGATGAGAGCCGGATTATCATCGTCGAGGTTGATGGACAGACTGTAGGGATTATTGTGGATTCTGTGACCGAAGTGGTCCGTTTGGCGGCAGTAAGTGTGGAACCGCCGCCGCCGACCTTTATTCTTGATGCCAAATATATTCAAGGTGTAGGCAAGCTTGACGACCGGTTGCTTATCCTGCTGGAAATTGACCGGATTCTGACTTCACAAGAAACAATAACCTTAAAACAGTTAAGTGCCTAA